A genomic window from SAR324 cluster bacterium includes:
- a CDS encoding MFS transporter, with translation MTEDAKNKATIYCYWLMSLYGVSIVMIGTLVPELLQYFEVSLSDIGFLMTIQCFGGILALFLSSRFAEKVKKSLIIPIAFGSLGLGLLVVGYSASFLVLQTAFFLTGFFIRITDIFLNAFVGQIHQENSGIYLNRLHMFFSIGAFTGPFYSGMLIKLDFHWQQIYSIIGILFVVSALLGCWFILPIGKMNQAQTLQTRASLNFLEIIQDPKVWILGATLLCYSFHQLSVTVWLPYYMEDSLGASKEMANLTISLFWFGIILGRLFVSFIVKNQDPARLLSLGAFVGAVLLVVGIYSRDISLTTSAYFLVGLLTGAVIPLAFTICYKIFPEVIALATTFLSIFLLCGQMVGPWLLGASAEMFSINYAIFLTVITLFGCTVVWKLVSSPISSIPTKPALR, from the coding sequence GTGACTGAAGACGCAAAGAACAAAGCTACGATTTACTGCTACTGGCTGATGAGCCTTTACGGTGTTTCAATTGTAATGATCGGGACTCTGGTTCCTGAACTCCTGCAATACTTTGAAGTGTCCCTCAGTGACATTGGATTTTTGATGACAATTCAATGTTTTGGGGGGATTTTAGCTTTGTTTTTGAGCAGCCGATTTGCTGAGAAAGTGAAAAAGTCATTGATCATTCCCATTGCGTTTGGATCTCTAGGGTTGGGCCTTTTGGTTGTCGGGTACTCAGCATCATTTCTCGTATTGCAGACCGCTTTCTTTCTAACAGGATTCTTCATTCGAATTACAGATATTTTTTTGAATGCTTTTGTGGGTCAAATACACCAGGAAAACAGTGGAATCTATTTAAATCGTCTACATATGTTTTTCAGTATTGGTGCGTTTACAGGTCCATTCTATTCTGGAATGCTGATCAAACTAGATTTTCATTGGCAGCAAATCTATTCAATCATTGGAATTCTTTTCGTTGTATCTGCATTGCTTGGATGCTGGTTCATTTTGCCAATTGGCAAAATGAACCAGGCACAAACGCTACAGACCAGAGCTTCCTTAAATTTCTTAGAAATTATCCAAGATCCCAAGGTTTGGATTCTTGGTGCTACTCTCTTGTGCTACTCCTTCCATCAGCTATCCGTCACAGTTTGGTTACCTTACTATATGGAGGACTCGCTAGGAGCTTCCAAGGAGATGGCGAATCTCACTATTTCCCTCTTCTGGTTTGGCATTATTTTGGGGAGGCTTTTTGTTTCATTCATCGTAAAAAATCAGGATCCAGCGAGACTGCTTTCCTTGGGAGCTTTTGTGGGTGCAGTTTTGTTAGTGGTTGGTATTTATTCCAGAGATATATCGCTGACTACAAGTGCTTATTTCTTAGTTGGTTTGTTGACAGGTGCGGTGATTCCGTTGGCATTTACAATCTGCTATAAAATTTTTCCAGAAGTGATCGCTCTGGCAACTACCTTTTTGTCAATTTTCTTGCTCTGTGGACAAATGGTCGGACCCTGGCTATTGGGTGCCAGCGCAGAGATGTTTTCAATCAATTATGCTATCTTTTTGACAGTGATTACGTTGTTTGGCTGTACGGTTGTTTGGAAGTTGGTTAGTTCCCCAATTTCTAGTATCCCCACAAAGCCGGCGTTGAGATAA
- a CDS encoding spermidine/putrescine ABC transporter ATP-binding protein has product FHQRCPDRVNQVRGKLVNRIFLGSRMLVDLHVEGTPNEKLRAFVDPDLGNSIGENLIWATWKPESMAILRD; this is encoded by the coding sequence ATTTCATCAAAGGTGCCCTGATCGGGTGAATCAAGTCAGAGGGAAACTGGTAAATAGAATCTTCCTGGGTAGTCGGATGCTTGTTGATTTACATGTTGAAGGGACTCCAAATGAAAAATTGCGTGCCTTTGTAGATCCAGATCTAGGAAATTCCATTGGTGAAAACTTGATCTGGGCTACTTGGAAGCCAGAGAGTATGGCCATCTTAAGAGACTAG